CACAGGTAAACTAAACGaactttaatttttagattTGATTTTGCTTCTGTGTTTAGATCTCTGGATTTTATTTTTGATGGTAAAGTATTGAACTTTTTGGGATTACTGGATCTAGATGATTTTTTCGATTTGAATTGATTAATAGCATCATGTGTGTAATTCAAGaaaatctgattttttttatttttaaacttttattaccATTAAAGTTTGTATATATAATTCTGATTTGAATGTTTGGGGAAGTCATGTTAGCAGTGATTGTGATTTGCTGGTTGGTATGTTTGTGtgattcttattattttattattaatttaatatagttttttgaTACCTTTTGTTGAGTATATTATAGTTGTATCAATGGATTGATCATGTTAACTGTCTTCTGTAGGTGATGAGCTTCTCTCTGACTCCTTCCGCTACAAAGAAATTGAGAATGGAATGTTGTGGGAAGTTGAGGGAAAGGTTAGTCGATTGTTGTGCATTTACGCAGATTTTATGTTACGGGTGCATATTTGTTATGCAgatttttcttgtttatatgccaaaagtattattattttaagcaAAGACGTGCTTATTGGTTTTATGTTGCGGATGCAATTTTTTTACATTCCTTGTGTGTTTTTCAGAAGCTAATGAACTTCTTGTTTATATGTTAAACTAAACATTCTAAGTTCAATACTCCCGACGTGGTTGGATTCATGTTGCGGAtgtgattttttaatatgtattatgtGCTTTTCAGAAGCTAGTAACTTTATTGTTTACATGTCAAACGTAATATTCCAATTAAATGCTGCTAAAGTTTTGTTCCATGTCGTAGATCCAATTTTTCTGTCAcgtttttttacatttttggTTGCGTGTTGCGGATGCtttctcacattttttttatgattgtccGAAGCTAATAATGATTGCTTATGTGATACTTACAGTTTCCCCAAACTTCCCAAacctttttgttttgtattattttgtttcttttcattcttGTCATATTTTGGATACTTGTATAAGttaaatctatatatttttcttctttttgatcTGCAGTGGGTTGTTAGAGGAGCAGTTGATGTAGACATTGGGGCAAACCCTTCTGCCGAAGGTGGTGAGGACGAGGGTGTTGATGACTCGGCCGTCAAAGTTGTAGATATTGTTGACACCTTTAGACTCCAGGTTTGGCAAACCTTGTACCTCttgtatattttcttatatataatttatattagtcATTTATTAGATGGTTTAATAATGTAGTTATTTTCATCTCTGTAGGAACAACCTACTTATGACAAGAAAACATTTATTGCctatatgaaaaaatttattaagaatttgAGTAGCAAACTTGAAGGAGAGCAACTGGAGTTGTTTAAGAAACACATTGAGGGGGCAACCAAATACCTGCTCCCTAAGCTTAAAGAATTTCAATTGTGAGTATTACCTTCAGCGAAATGGAGTTTGCTGTGTTTGATTTTAAATTCTTGTTGCTAGTGCTTAAGTAAATACTTATGTTGCAGTTTTGTTGGGGAGAGCATGCATGATGATAGTTGCGTGGTCTTGGCCTACTACAAGGACGGTGCCACCGATCCGACATTCCTGTACTTTGCATCTGCCTTGAAGGAGATTAAGTGCTAAGTGGATCGGTATACAAGGCTTATTTAccatcattttatctttttcttttaagttactTGGAACTTTGCCTTtggtaattttgatttaatgacTAGACATTTGGTACTTATATTTtctatcaaatttaaatattatggaTTGTAGTTTCATTAATTTATGCATTTCGAATGTCGGTGAGAAGGACTTTTTGTTTTTgatgtaataaattatttccttttttatatctgtatttaattttgtaattccGCATTACagcatttttcaaaatttaaccaGATAAAGTAGTTGTCATGATCAAAAACTAGTATTTACGACACAGAAATCTACATTATGccaaggggggggggggggggggaatggaattatttctaaattattcGCACTTTGGTTGGCTAGCTTTGTcatcttttgtttgttctttcTAATGATTAGACAGAGGAACAGATGTTTGTTATCCTCTGTTTAAATGGGGGACAAAGTAGggagagaaaaaatgaaatttaaatttaaaaaatgaaggtATTTTACCATTATTAATTTTCAGATACgtataattatttgtatttatgtttttgtcTTATTCTTGCCTTGGTTAATGGTGAAGAGGGTGATAGGATAGATAATGCTTTGAAATGTTTAGATATGGTAATTTAAGGATAAGAAATGATAATAGAGGAATTTCT
This Vigna angularis cultivar LongXiaoDou No.4 chromosome 4, ASM1680809v1, whole genome shotgun sequence DNA region includes the following protein-coding sequences:
- the LOC108321071 gene encoding translationally-controlled tumor protein homolog — translated: MLVYQDLLTGDELLSDSFRYKEIENGMLWEVEGKWVVRGAVDVDIGANPSAEGGEDEGVDDSAVKVVDIVDTFRLQEQPTYDKKTFIAYMKKFIKNLSSKLEGEQLELFKKHIEGATKYLLPKLKEFQFFVGESMHDDSCVVLAYYKDGATDPTFLYFASALKEIKC